In Paenibacillus larvae subsp. larvae, the following proteins share a genomic window:
- a CDS encoding major tail protein: MGVPIGVRNLYVAILKTDDKNGATYDKPVHLAKAVEISVKPNVSSTTFYADDQASESESTLADIEVEITVDQIGSKNAAMLLGAKVDENGVLVWNRDDQAPYVAFGYQGSESGNAHTYVWLLKGKFALPEESRKTKGESIEYQPPKLTAKFLPRDYDGDWKRTVNSGDENIPKTVIETWFDQVYEKKKVVPPAGGGTK, from the coding sequence ATGGGAGTACCGATTGGGGTAAGGAATTTATATGTAGCCATCTTAAAAACCGATGATAAAAATGGTGCGACGTACGACAAACCCGTCCACCTGGCTAAAGCGGTTGAGATCAGCGTAAAACCGAATGTTTCATCCACCACGTTTTACGCGGATGACCAAGCATCTGAATCTGAATCCACATTGGCCGACATTGAAGTAGAGATTACGGTAGATCAAATTGGATCTAAAAACGCCGCCATGCTTCTGGGGGCTAAAGTGGATGAAAACGGAGTGCTGGTTTGGAACAGAGATGATCAAGCGCCATATGTTGCATTTGGCTATCAAGGATCTGAGTCCGGTAATGCACATACGTATGTGTGGCTCTTGAAAGGGAAGTTCGCTCTGCCAGAAGAGAGCAGAAAAACAAAAGGCGAATCCATCGAGTACCAACCTCCAAAACTTACCGCGAAATTCTTACCGCGTGATTATGACGGAGACTGGAAAAGAACCGTCAATAGCGGAGATGAAAATATACCAAAAACCGTAATAGAAACATGGTTTGATCAGGTTTATGAAAAGAAGAAGGTAGTACCGCCAGCAGGTGGAGGAACTAAATAG
- a CDS encoding HK97-gp10 family putative phage morphogenesis protein has protein sequence MSFQVSGMEELLAQLRHMGEKGDKIKEQAEMEGAKIMQQAIKEGTPIGPHTKHARDHVEIEKIDDGMIVGYGEEHFYMLFLEAGTSERYTKTKKYKGKVSARGNVERIYNSNEKKALKAMQEAVKRELNL, from the coding sequence ATGAGCTTTCAAGTGTCTGGTATGGAGGAATTATTAGCCCAACTCCGCCATATGGGAGAAAAAGGAGACAAAATAAAAGAGCAGGCCGAGATGGAAGGTGCAAAAATCATGCAGCAAGCCATCAAGGAAGGTACTCCTATTGGTCCTCATACCAAACACGCTAGAGACCATGTAGAGATTGAAAAGATAGACGACGGCATGATAGTGGGCTACGGTGAAGAGCATTTTTACATGCTTTTTCTGGAAGCCGGGACATCTGAGCGATATACAAAAACAAAGAAATACAAAGGTAAAGTATCCGCAAGAGGAAATGTAGAGCGGATCTATAATAGCAACGAGAAAAAGGCACTGAAAGCTATGCAGGAGGCGGTGAAACGTGAGTTGAACCTATGA
- a CDS encoding phage head closure protein, whose translation MNPGKLNRRITFQKHGETTNENGFKTDGWVDVQTVWACIKTLKGKEFYEASTTQNQNTTRFIIRYRKGLHPDMRIKYNNRYFDIEAIINDDEMNKTLTIHAKERVQ comes from the coding sequence ATGAATCCGGGAAAATTAAACCGCCGGATCACATTTCAAAAGCACGGTGAAACGACGAATGAAAACGGGTTTAAAACAGATGGCTGGGTGGATGTGCAGACGGTTTGGGCGTGCATCAAGACGCTGAAAGGGAAAGAATTTTATGAAGCCTCTACTACACAGAACCAAAATACAACACGGTTTATCATCCGGTATCGAAAAGGGCTTCACCCTGACATGAGGATCAAATATAATAACCGATATTTTGATATTGAAGCCATCATTAATGACGACGAAATGAATAAAACCCTGACGATACACGCCAAGGAGAGGGTACAATGA
- a CDS encoding head-tail connector protein, with translation MGNISLEEVKEYLRIDDDAGDQTLSTLLESAKEYLANAGVKESNNYLYKLAVMVWVSIYYEMDDRTLDKLKQSLQTMILQLREVPAT, from the coding sequence ATGGGTAACATCTCTTTGGAAGAAGTGAAGGAATACCTTCGAATTGATGATGATGCCGGGGATCAAACGCTAAGTACGCTCCTGGAGTCAGCCAAAGAATATCTTGCAAATGCTGGAGTAAAAGAATCAAACAATTATTTATACAAGCTTGCCGTGATGGTGTGGGTCTCCATCTATTATGAAATGGATGATAGGACGCTGGATAAACTCAAACAATCGCTGCAAACGATGATTTTGCAATTGAGGGAAGTGCCTGCAACATGA
- a CDS encoding phage major capsid protein, which produces MKTLYELKQNLVTVGQQLKKVEEQLAEKAIDPNASMEDIQALQGSKSDLKMRFDVIKEQHDALEAEQKAKLKANFEAKDNINSVDDPKQRAIKAKAELIRSVMREQSVSIDVRQALGDNDTTGGNKFLPKTVSTDILVEPTVKNPLRELSSVTQITNLEIPKLHFTLDDDDFIADTETAKEMKADGDTVTFGRNKFKVLAGVSETVINGSDANLVSYVETALQSGVAAKEKKVAFTTNPKTGEEHMSFYKSGIKEIVAENMFDAITDAIADLHEDYRENAKIVMRYQDYKNIIKVLANGSATLYTAQPEQVLGKPVVFCDSASSPIIGDFNYSHFNYNLNALYDRDKDVKTGIEQFVVTAWFDHQIKLKSAFRIAKVKTP; this is translated from the coding sequence ATGAAAACATTGTACGAGCTTAAACAAAATCTAGTTACTGTTGGCCAACAGCTTAAAAAAGTAGAGGAGCAATTGGCTGAAAAAGCCATTGATCCTAATGCATCCATGGAAGATATTCAGGCTTTGCAAGGGTCTAAATCTGATTTAAAAATGAGGTTTGACGTTATTAAAGAACAACATGATGCACTTGAGGCTGAACAAAAGGCAAAATTGAAGGCTAATTTTGAAGCTAAAGACAATATCAATTCAGTTGATGATCCAAAGCAACGTGCTATTAAAGCAAAAGCCGAATTGATCCGTTCGGTTATGCGCGAACAATCTGTATCAATTGATGTTAGACAAGCATTAGGTGATAACGATACGACTGGCGGTAACAAGTTCTTGCCTAAAACGGTATCAACGGACATTTTGGTAGAGCCAACTGTAAAAAACCCGTTGCGTGAACTTTCATCCGTCACACAGATTACGAACTTGGAAATCCCCAAACTCCATTTCACACTGGATGACGATGACTTTATTGCGGACACCGAAACAGCAAAAGAAATGAAGGCAGATGGAGATACCGTTACCTTCGGACGAAATAAATTTAAGGTGCTTGCGGGCGTTTCTGAGACGGTCATCAATGGTTCAGATGCTAACTTGGTTTCGTACGTCGAGACAGCACTACAATCCGGTGTTGCCGCAAAAGAAAAGAAAGTAGCTTTCACAACGAATCCCAAAACAGGGGAAGAGCATATGTCTTTTTATAAATCTGGAATTAAAGAAATCGTGGCAGAAAATATGTTTGATGCCATTACCGATGCGATTGCGGATCTTCATGAGGATTACAGGGAAAATGCTAAAATCGTCATGCGTTACCAGGATTACAAGAACATTATCAAAGTCTTAGCGAATGGTAGCGCAACGTTGTATACGGCACAACCGGAACAAGTATTGGGTAAGCCGGTTGTGTTTTGTGACTCTGCTTCCAGTCCGATCATTGGCGATTTCAATTACTCTCATTTTAACTATAACTTAAATGCCCTTTACGACCGGGATAAGGACGTAAAAACAGGAATTGAACAGTTTGTGGTCACAGCGTGGTTTGATCACCAAATCAAATTGAAATCTGCATTCCGGATTGCTAAAGTTAAAACTCCCTAA
- a CDS encoding head maturation protease, ClpP-related, with protein sequence MGKPKKNTFWKMKMSADGSSSADIFIYGDIVTYQWDEVDTSATSFKEDLDRLGDLSTINLYINSPGGSVFEGIAIHNMLKRHKANVHVHVDALAASIASVIAMAGDTIYMPKNSMLMIHNPWIFAWGNASEMRKIADDLDRIGNSSKQVYLQKAGDKLSDEKLQDMLDAETWLSADEAFEYGLCDVVQEANTMAASISDEFINRYKNVPKQLISQQKTPISVGDMAKRQQIADGAKENVTYINTILGGIFE encoded by the coding sequence GTGGGGAAACCGAAAAAGAACACGTTTTGGAAGATGAAGATGTCAGCTGACGGTTCCAGTTCAGCGGACATATTTATTTATGGGGATATCGTTACCTATCAATGGGATGAAGTCGACACAAGTGCAACCTCTTTTAAAGAGGATTTAGATCGCCTGGGTGACCTATCGACGATCAACCTCTATATCAATTCACCTGGAGGGTCTGTTTTCGAAGGAATTGCTATACACAATATGCTGAAACGGCACAAGGCGAACGTACATGTTCATGTGGATGCTTTAGCCGCATCGATTGCCAGTGTCATTGCCATGGCAGGTGACACGATTTATATGCCTAAAAATAGCATGCTGATGATTCATAATCCTTGGATTTTTGCCTGGGGTAACGCCTCGGAAATGAGAAAAATAGCCGACGATCTGGACCGTATCGGCAATTCCAGCAAACAGGTGTATTTGCAAAAAGCAGGGGATAAATTATCCGATGAAAAGCTGCAGGACATGCTGGATGCGGAAACGTGGCTATCTGCCGATGAAGCTTTTGAATACGGCTTATGCGATGTAGTTCAGGAAGCTAATACGATGGCTGCATCTATAAGTGATGAATTCATAAATAGATACAAAAATGTTCCAAAACAGCTTATTTCACAGCAAAAAACACCTATTTCAGTGGGTGATATGGCAAAAAGACAACAAATTGCCGATGGAGCAAAGGAAAATGTGACTTATATCAATACAATCTTAGGAGGAATATTTGAATGA